A DNA window from Pungitius pungitius chromosome 1, fPunPun2.1, whole genome shotgun sequence contains the following coding sequences:
- the zfp64 gene encoding zinc finger protein 64: MATYNAEGHSVLVEMSPDIHICGFCKQQYNNYEVFIAHKQNGCSLPTPDTLAPTATTTLTDSSAEFVFEETYQTCVMRGVKKILTKAPITPSKKVKPSLTSKRHSCCFSGCTFETQYGQKDMERHLKTHTGEKPFECELCHKRFSRRDKLNMHSRSHTGEKPHKCKHCPYAAADSSSLKKHLRIHYDERPFKCQICPYASRNSSQLTVHLRSHTGDAPFQCQQCDAKFKINSDLKRHVRIHSGEKPYKCNFCEYRCAMKGNLKSHVQIKHGAENSFRCAHCDFQCASRAALRLHSREHEPVQPIQCSKCTYSCASKGALRVHERIHSDDRPFKCDSCDFASKQRSNLVIHKRKCHSDNPERGGAAKGGRAGGGDSPKPAGSRYRAKLEAARAFCCDSCDASFVREDSLRSHKKQHRDPRNVVQLRLSGPADINLLAVPPEVHVPSDSMAPYGSAQLQIIVSHPSNPAGVDGAHKSSVVLLSPQSQDMVVSSMIQQVNLLGSPQTAEAALETRTVLLTQVGPGDAAGNPLHQALLQTAMAGEDPPPGGGGTQTFITTCSELEGLNALIQQGGTEVTVVTEGNAGAAGAAPGEPSGDASQLAGALPGGGGALLGPSVSLCGQNVVVHGVPLLVSTRPEQTLEQLSPHALYSGAHALEDVPQ, from the exons ATGGCAACTTACAACGCTGAAG GACATTCTGTGTTGGTGGAGATGAGTCCAGACATCCACATCTGTGGCTTCTGCAAGCAGCAGTATAATAATTATGAGGTCTTCATCGCCCATAAGCAAAACGGATGCTCCTTGCCAACCCCTGACACCTTAGCCCCCACTGCAACCACCACACTCACAG ATTCCAGCGCCGAGTTTGTTTTTGAGGAAACCTACCAGACTTGCGTCATGAGAGGTGTTAAAAAGATCCTGACCAAAGCCCCGATAACACCCTCGAAAAAAGTAAAACCATCCCTGACTTCAAAGAGGCACAGCTGCTGTTTCTCAG GTTGCACCTTTGAGACGCAGTACGGCCAAAAAGACATGGAGCGCCATCTCAAAACCCACACCG GCGAGAAGCCGTTTGAGTGCGAGCTGTGCCACAAGCGCTTCAGCCGGCGGGACAAGCTCAACATGCACAGCCGCTCGCACACGGGCGAGAAGCCGCACAAGTGTAAGCACTGCCCCTACGCGGCGGCAGACAGCAGCAGTTTGAAGAAGCACCTGCGCATCCACTACGACGAACGGCCTTTCAAGTGCCAGATCTGCCCTTACGCCAGCCGCAACTCCAGCCAGCTCACCGTGCACCTCCGCTCGCACACTG GGGATGCGCCTTTCCAGTGCCAACAGTGCGACGCGAAGTTCAAAATCAACTCTGACCTGAAGAGGCACGTGCGGATTCACTCGGGCGAGAAACCCTACAAGTGTAACTTTTGCGAGTACCGCTGCGCCATGAAAGGCAACCTGAAGTCCCACGTTCAGATAAAGCACGGCGCCGAGAACTCCTTCCGCTGCGCGCACTGCGACTTCCAGTGCGCCAGCAGGGCCGCGCTGCGGCTGCACTCGCGGGAGCACGAGCCCGTTCAGCCCATCCAGTGTTCCAAGTGCACCTACTCCTGCGCCAGCAAAGGGGCGCTGCGCGTCCACGAGAGGATCCACTCCGACGACCGCCCCTTCAAATGCGACTCGTGCGACTTCGCCTCGAAGCAGCGCAGCAACCTCGTCATCCACAAGAGGAAGTGCCACTCGGACAACCCGGAGCGGGGCGGGGCCGCGAAGGGCGGCAGGGCCGGGGGAGGGGACTCCCCGAAGCCCGCGGGCTCAAGGTATCGGGCCAAACTGGAGGCCGCGCGAGCGTTCTGCTGCGACTCGTGCGACGCCTCCTTCGTGCGGGAGGACTCCCTGCGGAGCCACAAGAAGCAGCATCGAGACCCTCGGAACGTGGTGCAGCTCCGCCTCTCCGGCCCGGCGGACATCAACTTGCTTGCGGTCCCGCCCGAGGTCCACGTCCCGTCCGACTCGATGGCTCCCTACGGCAGCGCGCAGCTCCAAATCATCGTGTCTCACCCCTCGAATCCAGCCGGCGTCGACGGTGCGCACAAGAGCAGCGTGGTCCTGCTCAGCCCGCAGAGCCAGGACATGGTTGTCAGCTCCATGATCCAGCAGGTGAACCTGCTCGGGTCGCCCCAGACCGCGGAGGCCGCCCTGGAGACCCGGACGGTCCTGCTGACGCAGGTGGGCCCCGGCGACGCCGCCGGCAACCCGCTGCACCAGGCCCTGCTGCAGACCGCCATGGCCGGCGAGGatcccccccccggcggcggcggcacgcAGACCTTCATCACGACGTGCTCGGAGCTGGAGGGCCTCAACGCGCTGATCCAGCAGGGGGGCACAGAGGTCACGGTGGTGACGGAGGGGAACGCGGGCGCGGCGGGCGCCGCTCCGGGCGAACCGTCGGGGGACGCGTCCCAGCTGGCGGGGGCCTTgccgggcggggggggagcgTTGCTGGGGCCGAGCGTCAGCCTCTGCGGGCAGAACGTGGTCGTCCACGGCGTCCCGCTGCTGGTGTCCACTCGGCCGGAGCAGACTTTAGAGCAGCTCTCCCCTCACGCACTGTACTCGGGGGCACACGCCCTGGAAGACGTCCCACAGTGA